In Synechocystis sp. PCC 6714, the following are encoded in one genomic region:
- a CDS encoding translocation/assembly module TamB domain-containing protein has translation MTNNPSPNSAGAIAKLKRWLTRPSTLITLGGLTVAGTGLYLGGQHLAYREASPFLESELSRLLGRPVDIGPVEDFRLLGVRLGASSLPRTVDDATAIAIEAIEIDVNPLPFLVGQPVEVSTTIVNPQVTLEQQPTGSWTTIKLPEGDKSFSLPLDLTVAVNLENAQLQLLPQGLQQPVQVKVAGQGGYQYQRQGDRQTVSYDLGVQSLGSDLEAQGQTVLNTGKSQTNVTINRLDLPALAGLLPPLPVALETGEISGQVQGSLPGWRQWSALQTLGNVELKQLQARIDKVKAPLQVGLDLGFTGQKLQINQGLINLGPLNAALQGTIDWRSGYDLQFTTKAIDAAAFLDTIAVPLPLTITGTVQAQGQLQGTLTSPRIQGQLTSVAALTVDRVPLERLGINFQADLDQIALANVSVQPTSGGQIQARVQAPWKLRQLLTPEADQWQWQTIPVAGQVSGAITTMALLNTYDLNLQQVEIGNLGFSGQAGGTLGNPRFNVQWQTIKGDRQGRLNVGSRGQANLVGPQLTLTGAEINTNEGSFNVEGQANFAQDRWQARWNTTQFPLQPFLQTLCGLEKSNFCLPRLAAQPLTLRQGQGNVSGEIFTFNPNRWQGNAELQLTSNQQTATINANLQGGQIQAEVEARNVAVNNYLPALAAPVALSQLTAQSQLPLAPLLDGQLPLGQIEGRTQFTALVEDRQVTASAQLTGGTVQTNANLGSVSLNAFLPELPVAARLNNGEIQAQAFVGDINSWQALRNFDLNRLQGQGQLNLSVADGPVAVNGSLLNGNLAAIANVGAIPLNALAPQIPVPAEVQRGRISLGANLADLWQREPDLSRVEAIANVDLRVAGGSVTSVSALKNLAWQSRLTAKDINLNPVLAQYGGSDGISLAPVEGEVRLAGNFGNVFTNGANLDTIPVTVQQALFRSGEQTVSAQGKVSVGNFNQRLALTNVNLNVRNGLSFGQLPVNALLTQLPLAPEFRPQALALEGNSQFTGQLTGRNVTGLGDLKLAGNLAVSNLTVNGFGFEPQLQGPLSVQLNKNVLIDLQGETDRLAVNLKPCRGNCLFPYLPTSFNLRQAYGREQPILAQGKLNGDRLAMEVEDFPLALLDLQPGLRYQIPGQLDGNFNGDLVVNLRNGNGQGNLAIDAVSLGTTAIGQVTAALNYQNQTLQLKQGQVKTPIGLYQAQGSLNFKTEAIQARVNVKDGEIAPLLSAANISDVGSLLRLTGLDSPAKGPADTIGPLSLGNSDGALENQLNLLYVIDQRIIALAQQYERGGVPTQLNIQGNFDANLDLGGTLRDPSLELKVQGNHWSWYPQAPFPNIVPPIGLVMNQTRFLPIEQFQLNAQFADGRLALLPSFVQIRESRLGAEGIVSLEKSELQWSVKDFNLNNLDSFVEISPVFGARLNAQGSIALTATGPALSGQFNLDQINLNARSVPEEVGGRFDYQNNLLQLVTSETSPLYLRADIPFYWNPQEARAAEGPNTFRAEFKIPPNSLELLDVVSQEQLVWLGGEGAADLKVEGEIDQNNGIGITDLRALGKVSLNGAQIKSAALPTPVQVDGEILFDNTTIAIEQLTGQLDQSRIEVAGVLPLFEPQPGLENPLQVSIKPTNITIPNLYQGNLAGFVTVQGSALAPSLTGDVALANGRFFVPDRSLENQPSRIAELRTSLGWFKGTRRSPMVEPKLNNLRITLDNLYIEQEPLYVFNFGGGLTVNGPLTNFDDLRADGTINLDRGRVSFFDTRFLLDRRAPNTITFYSDEELINPSLNIAMRTIVSDLPQSARMRSQETNEYPDDSLNQIERIDVRLTIDGSLSQILPNINPRYSAVCDPTVTFRPLTGVGSFDEFQLDRLSRCLQILAAQGVQNEQIFSNPALSLTSSPPRTEGEIVRLLGEQVIVLVDALQGKNSSQLLQVGITQLAIPMIFQGLVYDVETAISDKIKSTDFRVVPFLEAIYEVEDKGYMRFTYDYNFSQFIIRYEKQF, from the coding sequence ATGACTAACAATCCTTCCCCTAACAGTGCGGGGGCGATCGCCAAATTGAAACGTTGGCTAACTAGACCCAGTACCTTGATTACCCTGGGGGGGTTGACGGTGGCGGGTACAGGCCTCTATCTAGGGGGGCAACACTTGGCCTATCGAGAAGCATCCCCATTTTTAGAGTCGGAATTATCCAGGTTGTTGGGGCGGCCGGTGGACATTGGCCCGGTGGAAGATTTTCGCTTACTGGGGGTACGGCTGGGGGCTTCTTCCCTACCCCGGACAGTTGATGATGCCACGGCGATCGCCATTGAAGCCATTGAGATAGATGTCAATCCCCTTCCTTTCCTGGTGGGACAACCGGTGGAAGTTAGTACCACCATCGTTAATCCCCAGGTCACCCTAGAACAACAACCTACGGGGTCATGGACCACGATTAAGTTACCGGAGGGGGACAAATCCTTTTCCCTGCCTCTGGACCTGACAGTGGCGGTTAATTTGGAAAATGCCCAATTGCAACTGTTACCCCAAGGATTGCAACAACCAGTACAAGTTAAGGTGGCCGGCCAAGGGGGTTATCAATACCAACGCCAAGGCGATCGCCAAACCGTTAGCTATGACTTGGGGGTGCAATCGTTGGGCAGTGACCTCGAGGCCCAGGGCCAAACGGTGCTCAACACGGGGAAAAGTCAAACCAATGTCACTATTAATCGCCTCGATTTACCAGCTTTAGCTGGCCTATTACCTCCTTTACCAGTGGCCTTGGAAACCGGAGAAATTTCCGGCCAGGTACAGGGCAGTTTACCCGGTTGGCGACAGTGGTCAGCGTTACAAACTCTTGGCAATGTCGAGTTGAAGCAACTGCAAGCCCGCATTGATAAGGTTAAAGCTCCTTTGCAAGTGGGTTTAGACCTAGGGTTTACCGGGCAAAAGTTGCAAATTAACCAGGGTTTGATCAACCTCGGCCCCCTCAATGCCGCTCTCCAGGGCACCATTGATTGGCGATCGGGCTACGATCTGCAATTCACCACTAAGGCCATTGACGCCGCCGCTTTCCTAGATACCATTGCGGTGCCCCTACCTTTAACCATCACAGGAACAGTGCAGGCCCAGGGACAATTGCAAGGTACCCTCACCAGCCCTCGCATCCAGGGCCAGCTAACCAGTGTGGCTGCGTTAACCGTGGACCGAGTTCCTTTGGAGCGTCTGGGGATTAATTTCCAGGCTGATCTAGATCAAATTGCTTTAGCCAATGTCAGTGTTCAACCCACCAGCGGAGGACAAATCCAAGCCCGGGTGCAGGCCCCATGGAAACTGCGCCAATTATTAACCCCAGAAGCAGACCAATGGCAGTGGCAAACCATTCCCGTTGCCGGGCAAGTCTCCGGGGCGATCACCACCATGGCTTTATTAAATACCTATGACCTGAATTTGCAACAGGTGGAAATTGGCAACCTGGGTTTTTCGGGCCAGGCGGGGGGCACTTTAGGCAATCCCCGGTTCAATGTGCAATGGCAAACCATCAAAGGCGATCGCCAGGGTCGTTTGAATGTGGGCAGTCGCGGCCAAGCTAATTTAGTCGGCCCCCAATTGACCTTAACTGGAGCGGAGATAAACACCAACGAAGGCTCTTTCAACGTGGAGGGCCAGGCCAATTTTGCCCAGGATCGTTGGCAGGCCCGCTGGAACACAACCCAGTTTCCCCTGCAACCCTTTCTGCAAACCCTCTGTGGCTTGGAAAAGAGCAATTTTTGTCTACCCCGACTGGCGGCCCAACCCCTCACCCTCCGCCAGGGCCAAGGCAATGTAAGTGGGGAAATTTTCACTTTTAACCCCAACCGTTGGCAGGGCAATGCCGAACTGCAATTAACCAGTAACCAACAAACCGCCACCATCAATGCCAACCTCCAAGGGGGCCAAATCCAGGCCGAGGTGGAAGCCCGCAATGTGGCCGTTAATAATTACTTACCTGCTTTAGCCGCTCCGGTGGCCCTAAGCCAACTCACCGCCCAAAGCCAATTACCGTTAGCTCCTTTGCTGGATGGCCAATTACCCCTGGGACAAATAGAGGGTCGTACCCAATTCACGGCCCTAGTGGAAGATCGCCAAGTTACGGCCAGTGCTCAACTGACGGGGGGCACAGTGCAAACCAATGCCAATCTAGGGTCTGTTTCTCTCAATGCCTTTTTGCCGGAGTTGCCGGTGGCGGCCAGATTGAACAACGGGGAAATCCAAGCCCAAGCCTTTGTGGGGGACATTAATAGCTGGCAAGCTTTACGGAACTTTGACCTCAACCGTCTCCAAGGCCAAGGACAGTTAAACCTCAGCGTTGCCGATGGCCCCGTGGCGGTGAACGGTTCTTTGCTCAATGGCAATCTAGCGGCGATCGCCAATGTGGGGGCCATTCCCCTCAACGCCCTAGCGCCGCAAATTCCTGTACCGGCCGAAGTGCAAAGGGGTCGAATCTCCCTGGGAGCAAACTTAGCGGATCTGTGGCAAAGGGAACCGGATCTGAGCAGAGTAGAGGCGATCGCCAATGTGGATCTGCGGGTGGCGGGGGGCTCCGTGACCAGTGTCAGCGCCCTGAAAAACTTAGCCTGGCAAAGTCGACTCACCGCGAAAGATATTAATCTCAATCCCGTTCTGGCTCAATACGGCGGCAGTGATGGAATTTCCCTCGCGCCGGTGGAGGGGGAAGTTAGGCTGGCGGGCAACTTCGGCAATGTATTTACCAATGGGGCAAATTTAGACACAATCCCCGTCACAGTACAACAAGCCTTGTTCCGGAGTGGAGAGCAAACCGTCTCCGCCCAGGGCAAGGTGAGTGTGGGCAATTTTAACCAAAGGCTCGCATTGACCAATGTCAACCTCAATGTCCGCAATGGCTTAAGTTTTGGCCAACTGCCCGTTAATGCCCTGTTAACTCAACTACCTTTGGCACCGGAATTCCGACCCCAAGCTTTGGCCCTGGAGGGCAATAGTCAATTTACCGGCCAATTAACAGGACGCAATGTCACAGGGTTGGGAGATTTAAAACTAGCTGGTAATTTAGCGGTCAGTAATTTAACGGTCAATGGTTTTGGCTTTGAACCCCAATTGCAGGGTCCCCTATCGGTCCAGTTAAACAAGAATGTTCTGATCGATCTCCAGGGGGAAACCGATCGCCTAGCGGTGAATCTCAAACCTTGCCGGGGCAATTGCCTATTCCCCTATCTCCCCACCAGCTTTAACCTGCGCCAAGCCTATGGCCGGGAGCAACCAATCCTCGCCCAGGGCAAACTCAACGGCGATCGTCTGGCCATGGAAGTGGAGGATTTTCCCCTCGCCCTCTTGGACCTCCAGCCCGGCCTACGGTATCAAATTCCTGGACAACTGGACGGCAACTTTAATGGTGACCTAGTGGTTAACCTCCGCAATGGCAATGGCCAAGGCAATTTAGCCATCGATGCCGTCAGTCTTGGCACCACGGCGATCGGTCAGGTTACAGCGGCCTTGAACTACCAAAATCAAACTCTGCAACTTAAACAAGGCCAAGTCAAAACCCCCATTGGCCTATATCAAGCCCAGGGTTCCCTCAACTTTAAAACTGAAGCTATCCAAGCTAGGGTAAACGTCAAGGACGGGGAAATTGCCCCTTTGTTATCAGCGGCCAATATTTCTGACGTTGGCTCCCTACTACGGCTAACGGGTTTGGACTCCCCGGCCAAAGGCCCCGCTGACACCATTGGCCCCCTCAGTTTGGGTAATTCCGATGGAGCATTGGAAAATCAACTCAACCTCCTCTACGTCATTGACCAACGCATCATTGCCCTAGCCCAGCAGTACGAACGGGGAGGTGTGCCCACCCAATTAAATATTCAGGGGAATTTCGATGCCAACCTTGATCTGGGGGGAACCCTCAGGGATCCTTCCCTAGAACTAAAAGTGCAAGGTAACCATTGGAGTTGGTATCCCCAGGCTCCTTTCCCCAACATAGTTCCCCCCATTGGTTTGGTGATGAATCAAACCCGCTTCTTGCCCATTGAACAATTTCAACTCAACGCTCAATTTGCCGATGGTCGCTTGGCCCTTCTGCCCTCCTTTGTGCAGATCCGAGAATCCCGCCTCGGTGCTGAGGGGATTGTCTCCCTAGAAAAAAGCGAACTGCAATGGTCTGTCAAAGATTTCAATCTGAATAACCTGGACTCCTTTGTGGAAATTTCCCCTGTCTTTGGGGCCCGCCTTAATGCCCAGGGAAGCATTGCCTTAACGGCCACTGGCCCTGCACTATCAGGACAATTTAACCTTGATCAAATTAACCTCAATGCTCGCTCAGTGCCGGAAGAGGTGGGAGGCAGATTTGATTACCAAAACAATTTATTGCAATTGGTGACATCGGAAACATCCCCTCTCTACCTACGGGCAGATATTCCTTTTTATTGGAATCCCCAGGAAGCTAGAGCGGCGGAAGGCCCCAACACCTTCCGGGCTGAATTCAAAATTCCCCCCAATTCCTTGGAGTTGTTGGACGTAGTCAGCCAAGAACAATTGGTTTGGCTTGGTGGAGAAGGAGCCGCAGATCTGAAAGTGGAAGGGGAAATTGACCAAAATAATGGCATTGGCATCACTGATCTCCGGGCCCTGGGCAAGGTGAGCCTTAATGGAGCGCAGATTAAAAGTGCTGCCCTGCCTACACCGGTACAGGTAGACGGGGAAATCCTTTTTGATAACACCACGATCGCCATTGAACAATTAACAGGACAACTGGATCAGAGCCGCATTGAGGTGGCGGGGGTGTTGCCCCTATTTGAGCCCCAGCCGGGTTTGGAAAATCCGCTACAGGTGAGCATTAAGCCCACTAATATCACTATTCCCAATCTCTACCAGGGTAATTTAGCCGGGTTTGTCACCGTACAGGGCTCTGCCCTTGCCCCCAGTTTGACGGGGGACGTTGCCCTGGCCAACGGCCGGTTTTTTGTGCCAGACCGGAGCTTAGAAAATCAACCGAGCCGCATTGCGGAGTTACGCACCAGCCTAGGTTGGTTCAAGGGCACGAGGCGATCGCCAATGGTGGAACCCAAGTTAAATAATCTGCGTATCACCCTGGATAATTTGTATATCGAACAGGAACCCCTCTACGTTTTTAACTTTGGCGGTGGGCTAACAGTTAATGGTCCCCTGACCAACTTCGATGATTTACGGGCCGATGGCACCATCAACCTCGACCGGGGGAGGGTCAGCTTTTTTGACACCCGTTTTTTGCTCGATCGCCGGGCCCCCAACACGATTACGTTTTATTCCGACGAGGAGTTAATTAATCCCAGTTTGAACATCGCCATGCGTACCATTGTGTCGGACTTGCCCCAGTCGGCCCGCATGCGCTCCCAGGAAACCAATGAGTATCCCGATGATAGTCTGAACCAAATTGAACGGATTGATGTGCGCCTGACCATTGACGGCAGTTTGAGCCAGATTTTGCCCAATATTAATCCCCGCTACAGCGCTGTTTGTGACCCCACTGTTACTTTTCGACCGCTGACAGGGGTGGGTAGTTTCGATGAATTTCAGCTAGACCGCCTTTCCCGTTGTCTACAAATTTTAGCGGCCCAGGGGGTGCAAAATGAGCAAATTTTCAGTAATCCAGCCCTGAGTCTCACCAGTAGCCCTCCCCGGACGGAGGGGGAAATTGTCCGCCTATTGGGGGAACAGGTCATTGTCTTAGTGGATGCACTCCAGGGGAAAAACTCCAGCCAGTTGTTGCAAGTGGGCATTACCCAATTAGCTATCCCCATGATTTTCCAAGGTTTGGTTTATGATGTGGAAACCGCCATCAGCGACAAAATCAAAAGCACCGATTTCCGGGTGGTGCCCTTCCTAGAAGCGATTTATGAGGTGGAAGATAAGGGTTATATGCGTTTCACCTACGACTACAATTTCAGCCAGTTCATCATTCGCTATGAGAAACAGTTCTAA
- a CDS encoding AAA-like domain-containing protein, with protein sequence MKPTGWNQFLLDITHDYNLRGKLKEVFLARFAYEHWRKSDLEVWEIAEAASHETYKKQMTQIYGAFANDKPNGCPELDASSRGPGKFQLLRDWFKEVKYPQWQSEQFSLGVNSLAPALAVGRGNGFGDNSIYILRLPTEQQCLEEITRGGALLRIKAPEKMGKTSLLQFLLAEVEATGDRHVYLNLHTAETAMFSSLDKFLRWFCANLSRELGIKPNLDDYWDEELFGSLVSCKTYVQDYLLSQTERALVLAIDNLDRLFEFPVIAQDFLPMLRYWHEESNNLSQWQKLRLIIANSTEAYVKLDANQSPFNVGRQWKLTGFTKEQILQLKAAYGFDDSQVDEEQLLTLGKLVGGHPYLIRLALDAVQKTSVDLGAILANAVTQSGIYSNHLRRLWGLLTGVPDLAASMKQVVNSENPVQLDPPIAYRLESMGLVTLGGDQCSASCPLYQRYFHEQL encoded by the coding sequence ATGAAACCAACTGGTTGGAACCAATTTTTACTGGACATTACCCACGACTACAATCTGCGAGGCAAGCTAAAAGAGGTGTTTTTGGCCCGCTTTGCCTACGAACATTGGCGCAAGTCCGACCTGGAAGTATGGGAGATTGCTGAGGCCGCCAGCCATGAAACCTACAAAAAACAAATGACCCAAATTTATGGGGCTTTTGCCAACGATAAACCCAATGGTTGCCCGGAATTGGACGCTAGTAGTCGTGGCCCAGGTAAATTTCAACTACTCAGAGATTGGTTTAAAGAAGTCAAGTATCCCCAATGGCAAAGCGAACAATTTTCCCTTGGGGTCAATAGCCTTGCCCCAGCTTTGGCCGTCGGCCGTGGCAATGGTTTCGGGGATAACTCCATCTATATTTTGCGCTTGCCCACAGAACAACAATGCCTGGAGGAAATTACCCGGGGTGGAGCATTATTGCGGATTAAAGCCCCTGAGAAAATGGGCAAAACTTCCCTCCTACAATTTTTGCTGGCAGAGGTAGAAGCAACAGGCGATCGCCATGTTTATCTCAATCTACACACGGCCGAAACGGCCATGTTTAGTAGTTTAGATAAATTTCTGCGCTGGTTCTGTGCCAACTTGAGTAGGGAATTGGGCATTAAACCTAATTTGGATGACTATTGGGATGAAGAATTATTTGGTAGTTTAGTTAGTTGCAAAACCTACGTACAGGATTATTTACTTAGTCAAACAGAACGAGCTTTGGTGCTGGCCATTGACAACCTAGACCGTCTATTTGAATTTCCAGTTATTGCCCAGGATTTTCTACCGATGCTGCGCTATTGGCACGAAGAAAGTAATAACTTATCCCAGTGGCAAAAGCTGCGTTTAATTATTGCCAATTCCACCGAAGCTTATGTGAAGCTAGATGCCAACCAATCCCCTTTTAATGTAGGTCGCCAATGGAAATTAACCGGCTTTACTAAAGAGCAAATTTTACAGCTCAAAGCAGCCTATGGTTTTGATGACAGTCAAGTCGACGAAGAACAATTATTAACCCTCGGCAAATTGGTGGGCGGCCACCCGTATTTAATTCGTTTGGCGTTGGATGCGGTGCAAAAAACCAGCGTTGACCTGGGGGCAATTTTGGCCAACGCAGTGACCCAGAGCGGTATTTATAGTAACCATCTCCGTCGTCTGTGGGGCTTGCTGACGGGGGTTCCGGATTTAGCGGCTAGCATGAAGCAGGTGGTGAACAGTGAAAATCCGGTGCAGTTAGACCCCCCCATCGCCTACCGTTTGGAAAGCATGGGCCTGGTGACCCTCGGTGGCGATCAATGTAGTGCCAGTTGCCCCCTTTACCAGCGCTACTTCCATGAACAGCTTTAA
- the mscL gene encoding large conductance mechanosensitive channel protein MscL: MAKSGRQGAGGFWRDFKDFILRGNVVDLAVAVVIGGAFTNIVNAFVAWLMGVLLQPVLERAGVNQLQDLPLGLGEFVIAVVNFLIVAFVIFLIIKAIEKMQRKKAVEEEIVAEAEPDPVVEAQTNLTDSINRLIATLESQQSSPQ, from the coding sequence ATGGCTAAAAGTGGACGGCAAGGGGCCGGTGGATTCTGGCGGGACTTCAAAGATTTTATCCTGCGGGGCAATGTAGTAGATCTGGCCGTAGCCGTAGTAATTGGTGGAGCTTTTACCAACATTGTCAATGCTTTTGTGGCCTGGTTAATGGGGGTTTTACTGCAACCAGTACTGGAACGAGCCGGTGTGAATCAACTCCAGGATTTGCCCTTGGGTTTAGGAGAATTCGTCATTGCAGTGGTTAACTTTTTAATCGTTGCTTTTGTCATTTTCCTGATTATTAAAGCCATCGAAAAAATGCAGCGCAAAAAAGCAGTGGAAGAAGAAATTGTGGCGGAAGCAGAACCGGATCCCGTGGTGGAAGCCCAAACCAATTTAACTGACTCCATTAATCGTTTAATTGCTACTTTAGAAAGTCAGCAATCGTCACCTCAATGA
- the ruvA gene encoding Holliday junction branch migration protein RuvA: MIQFLQGQVVAVTKNIQNRWFLILSVNGVGYELQVPHSLAQQWTPLPPEPQQIFTYLLVRQDQLALFGFARLAERDLFGQLMGVTGIGAQLAIALIETLGFEGLVQAVVTANIKQLCQTPGVGKKGAERLALELKTKLSQWHKLQMEDSEINQQRPQTALLDDLEMTLLALGYTQTEIQQAIAMVSQWPDVAQSEDPEVWIRRAIGWLSDH; the protein is encoded by the coding sequence ACCGTTGGTTTTTAATTCTCTCCGTTAATGGGGTGGGTTATGAGTTGCAAGTGCCCCATTCTTTAGCGCAACAATGGACCCCGCTCCCACCGGAACCGCAACAGATTTTTACTTACCTCTTAGTGCGTCAGGATCAACTTGCTTTATTTGGTTTTGCTCGCCTGGCGGAAAGGGATTTATTTGGACAACTAATGGGGGTAACCGGCATTGGCGCCCAGTTGGCGATCGCCTTAATTGAAACGTTGGGCTTTGAGGGCTTAGTGCAGGCGGTAGTAACGGCCAATATTAAACAATTGTGCCAAACGCCGGGGGTCGGTAAAAAGGGAGCGGAAAGGTTAGCCCTGGAACTAAAAACGAAGTTATCCCAATGGCACAAGTTACAGATGGAGGACAGTGAGATAAATCAGCAAAGACCCCAAACGGCACTATTGGATGACCTGGAAATGACCCTGCTGGCCCTAGGTTACACCCAAACGGAAATCCAGCAGGCGATCGCCATGGTTAGTCAGTGGCCTGATGTGGCCCAGAGCGAAGATCCCGAGGTGTGGATCCGCCGGGCGATCGGTTGGTTAAGCGATCATTGA